In the Pseudanabaena sp. PCC 7367 genome, one interval contains:
- a CDS encoding recombinase family protein: MGNTKQMQVNEFRRTLREFFELFEIDTDAIYLTYHGKPVMVAIADYLNRNNYPTKRGGNWTYRTVKLILDRTKVKSA, translated from the coding sequence GTGGGCAACACTAAGCAAATGCAGGTCAATGAATTTAGACGGACATTGCGAGAGTTTTTTGAGTTATTTGAAATAGACACTGACGCAATCTACTTGACCTATCACGGTAAGCCGGTCATGGTGGCGATCGCTGATTATCTCAACCGCAACAACTACCCAACTAAACGCGGTGGTAACTGGACTTATCGTACTGTAAAACTGATTTTGGATCGGACTAAGGTGAAATCAGCTTAG
- a CDS encoding MFS transporter, with translation MTNRPSWWQGLENPIFAKLYLAQLINLAGDSLTWLGLGLLAFEIAGENAGAVLAGALTLRVMAFVVLSPIAGAIADQIDRKRLMVITHLARMGIVCLFPFTTQVWQIYAIVLLLNTFSAFFTPTYKATIPLVTTEAQCPQAIALSSATYQLLGVLGPGLSGSIAALVGTRQIFFLDSITFFISALLIASLPRQLIVAQSQSTARKIHRILKDIRTGTTCLFADPPIRYALVLQLIAAIAGAQILVNTVGYVQGILNLGKVEYGWSMAAFGVGATFASVWLYQSRQQRSAILLTSIGAITITLALLPANLTNLNGLLILWVIAGIGQTLVNVPTQTLIAQRVTVELQGRVYGAHFAWSHLWWAFAYPLAGWIGNRFPSSNFFYSGLIGGGLFCMVYLVFKPQQLSKLKDWLWHEHEHTHDRQHQHQHSTNEAIGQPHNHLHFHLIDPQ, from the coding sequence ATGACAAATAGACCCTCATGGTGGCAAGGCTTAGAGAATCCAATCTTTGCCAAACTGTATCTAGCGCAGCTAATTAACCTGGCAGGAGATTCCTTAACCTGGCTAGGTTTAGGGTTATTAGCATTTGAGATTGCAGGTGAGAATGCTGGTGCTGTATTAGCAGGAGCCCTAACTTTGCGAGTGATGGCATTTGTGGTGCTATCCCCGATCGCAGGGGCGATCGCTGATCAAATCGATCGTAAGCGCCTCATGGTTATTACCCACCTAGCCCGAATGGGTATAGTCTGTTTGTTCCCATTCACCACTCAAGTCTGGCAAATTTATGCAATTGTATTGTTGCTCAATACGTTTTCCGCCTTTTTCACCCCTACATACAAAGCCACCATCCCACTAGTTACAACTGAAGCACAATGTCCACAGGCAATCGCCCTATCAAGTGCTACCTATCAGCTCCTTGGAGTTTTAGGGCCAGGTTTATCGGGCAGTATTGCGGCATTAGTAGGCACCAGGCAAATTTTCTTTCTCGATAGCATCACTTTTTTTATTTCTGCCCTATTGATCGCCTCCTTACCCAGGCAATTAATCGTAGCGCAGAGCCAGTCTACAGCCAGAAAAATCCATAGAATCCTTAAGGACATCAGAACTGGTACAACCTGTCTATTTGCCGATCCACCAATTCGTTATGCCCTGGTACTGCAACTAATCGCGGCGATCGCTGGGGCTCAGATTCTGGTCAACACAGTTGGCTATGTGCAGGGCATCCTCAACCTGGGTAAAGTTGAATATGGTTGGTCTATGGCAGCTTTTGGCGTTGGCGCAACCTTCGCATCAGTTTGGCTATATCAATCCCGCCAGCAAAGAAGTGCCATTCTCCTAACTAGCATTGGTGCTATTACTATTACCCTGGCATTGTTACCTGCTAATCTAACCAACCTGAATGGGTTATTAATTCTTTGGGTGATTGCTGGAATTGGGCAAACCTTGGTAAATGTACCAACTCAAACTTTAATCGCCCAACGGGTTACGGTGGAGCTGCAAGGACGGGTTTATGGTGCCCACTTTGCCTGGAGTCATTTATGGTGGGCTTTCGCTTACCCTCTGGCAGGATGGATCGGTAACCGCTTTCCCAGTTCCAACTTTTTCTATAGCGGCTTAATAGGTGGAGGGTTGTTTTGCATGGTATATCTAGTTTTCAAACCACAGCAACTATCCAAACTAAAAGATTGGCTGTGGCACGAACATGAACATACCCACGATCGCCAGCATCAACATCAACATTCGACAAATGAGGCAATCGGGCAACCTCACAACCATCTTCACTTTCATCTGATCGACCCCCAGTGA
- the rppB gene encoding two-component system sensor histidine kinase RppB, which yields MNSQQLFRRSRLRLACWYTIAMAGVLSLFGLGMYRALVQSKWIALEREIESLAGTLHDSLEPMLPASGDPTLVLRQIFPDLCLVGYPCNSSPTLIQRHTTGISDRHTYYIRLFDRDGNLLAFSPNQPLAPETTLNPATWQTFQASDGTRYHQFITILHGTNAEQGIGSSHNYTSWGYIQIGRTLAAFDAETRRIQWILAIGFPVALALVAAAGWWLSGLAMQPIYQSYQQQQQFTANVAHELRSPLASLLATVEAILRLPPNLHQNIPPMLQTVERQGRRLSSLITDLLLLTSLEQESSTKTLQPCCLNDLVSDLTEEFLELAIASGIDLTNQVPGFEVYVFGNESQLYRLVSNLLANAIQYTGAGGSVEVSLKCHDRMAILRVKDNGIGIAPVEQKRIFERFYRVHSDRSRKTGGTGLGLAIAQAITRRHRGHITVKSKVGQGSLFLIHLPCIQPHPLRMTHSVNTQTR from the coding sequence ATCAATAGCCAGCAACTGTTTCGCCGTAGTCGGCTCCGTTTAGCGTGCTGGTATACCATTGCTATGGCAGGGGTTTTAAGCCTGTTTGGACTGGGTATGTATCGTGCCCTGGTGCAGTCTAAATGGATTGCCCTGGAACGGGAAATTGAATCCCTTGCTGGGACGCTCCATGACAGTCTAGAACCAATGCTGCCAGCCTCTGGAGACCCTACTTTAGTGTTACGGCAAATTTTTCCTGATCTGTGTTTGGTGGGATATCCTTGTAATTCAAGTCCTACTTTGATTCAGCGCCATACTACTGGCATTAGCGATCGCCACACCTATTACATTCGTTTGTTCGATCGTGATGGCAACCTGCTGGCGTTTTCGCCTAATCAACCTTTAGCACCTGAAACTACACTCAATCCAGCTACATGGCAGACTTTTCAAGCTTCAGACGGTACTCGCTATCATCAATTCATCACGATTTTACACGGCACCAATGCTGAGCAGGGAATAGGATCAAGTCATAACTATACTTCCTGGGGCTATATCCAAATTGGTCGTACCTTGGCTGCATTTGATGCCGAAACAAGACGGATTCAGTGGATTTTAGCGATTGGGTTTCCCGTTGCCCTTGCTTTGGTTGCTGCTGCTGGGTGGTGGTTATCGGGACTAGCAATGCAACCCATTTACCAGTCCTATCAACAACAACAGCAGTTTACTGCCAACGTTGCCCACGAGCTGCGCTCTCCCCTGGCTAGCCTTTTGGCAACTGTGGAAGCGATCTTACGGCTACCGCCAAATTTACACCAGAATATTCCGCCAATGCTCCAGACGGTTGAGCGACAGGGACGACGCTTGAGCAGTTTGATTACTGATTTACTTTTGCTGACTAGCTTAGAACAGGAATCATCGACCAAAACGCTACAGCCCTGTTGCTTAAATGATCTAGTCAGTGACTTGACTGAAGAGTTCTTGGAACTGGCGATCGCTTCAGGTATTGACTTAACCAATCAAGTCCCAGGTTTTGAAGTCTATGTGTTTGGTAATGAATCACAACTTTACCGCCTTGTTTCTAATTTGCTTGCCAACGCAATTCAATATACTGGTGCAGGGGGATCAGTAGAAGTTAGTTTAAAATGCCACGATCGTATGGCAATTCTTAGAGTTAAAGATAATGGCATTGGCATTGCTCCAGTAGAGCAAAAGCGCATATTTGAACGCTTTTACCGAGTGCATAGCGATCGATCACGAAAAACTGGTGGTACTGGGCTAGGTCTGGCGATTGCCCAGGCGATTACACGCCGCCATCGAGGGCATATTACTGTTAAGAGTAAGGTTGGGCAGGGTAGTTTATTTTTAATTCATCTGCCCTGTATACAGCCCCATCCATTACGCATGACACATTCCGTCAATACCCAAACCCGCTAA
- the rppA gene encoding two-component system response regulator RppA, translated as MRILLVEDEEDLGLAIKQVLIGEKYIVDWVIDGAEAWRYLENEWTDYSVAIIDWLLPEISGLELCQRLRDRQNPLPVLMLTALGQPENRVTGLDAGADDYLVKPFVMEELLARLRALQRRSPQLRPKVLSVGKFTLDDANTAVQVEQPDRTGQSIPLTLKEFQVLAYLMQNPDRIIASSKIRAQLWDLDEYPISNVVAAQIRLLRRKFAQYSCDCPIETIAGQGYRFNSS; from the coding sequence ATGCGAATTCTATTAGTAGAAGATGAAGAGGACTTGGGGTTAGCGATTAAGCAAGTTTTGATTGGCGAGAAATATATTGTTGACTGGGTAATTGATGGGGCAGAGGCTTGGCGTTACCTGGAAAACGAGTGGACAGACTACTCTGTGGCGATTATCGATTGGTTGCTCCCTGAAATATCGGGCTTGGAGTTATGTCAGCGCCTCAGAGACCGCCAGAATCCTTTGCCAGTCCTAATGCTCACTGCGCTAGGGCAACCGGAAAATCGTGTTACTGGGCTTGATGCGGGTGCCGATGACTATTTGGTTAAACCATTTGTAATGGAAGAGTTGCTAGCACGATTGCGGGCATTACAGCGGCGATCGCCCCAACTGCGTCCCAAAGTCCTAAGCGTGGGAAAATTTACTTTGGATGATGCCAACACAGCAGTACAAGTCGAACAACCCGATCGCACTGGGCAGTCGATTCCCTTGACTCTCAAAGAATTTCAGGTGTTGGCTTATCTGATGCAAAACCCCGATCGGATTATTGCCAGTAGTAAAATTCGGGCTCAACTGTGGGATCTGGATGAATACCCAATTAGCAACGTGGTTGCTGCTCAGATCCGATTGTTGCGACGCAAGTTTGCCCAGTATAGTTGTGACTGTCCGATTGAGACGATCGCTGGTCAAGGATACCGCTTTAACTCGTCATGA
- a CDS encoding nickel and cobalt tolerance cation efflux system protein has translation MKPFPLFSSILAISLSIASPTAVFAHVGHGDEFQATGGINRVEVNAETDSFLGIEVKPIEPATDGSSAVFIPATAIVDVDGQQFVFVEYENFYEPVEISTGETQGELIEVLQELSVGERLVTQGSLSLYAESRKTQTTDSVVATDGEEIMNDSVPTPVETEITENDITQDGLGRGLIAVGVGGAVLLIGAGAIVVFTSGKKNNPARNNREL, from the coding sequence ATGAAACCCTTTCCATTATTCAGTTCTATTCTGGCGATCAGTTTGTCGATTGCCTCCCCTACAGCCGTATTTGCCCATGTTGGTCACGGCGATGAGTTTCAAGCAACAGGTGGTATCAATCGAGTCGAAGTAAATGCTGAGACCGACTCGTTCCTGGGCATCGAAGTTAAGCCAATTGAGCCAGCTACTGATGGCAGCAGTGCGGTATTCATCCCTGCTACGGCCATTGTAGATGTCGATGGTCAGCAGTTCGTATTTGTCGAATATGAAAATTTCTATGAGCCGGTAGAAATCTCCACAGGAGAGACACAGGGAGAACTAATTGAAGTTTTACAAGAATTATCAGTAGGAGAGCGGCTGGTAACCCAGGGTAGCCTCTCACTCTATGCGGAATCACGCAAAACCCAAACCACTGATTCTGTAGTTGCAACAGATGGAGAGGAAATTATGAATGATTCAGTTCCTACACCAGTTGAAACTGAAATTACAGAGAATGATATAACCCAAGATGGACTGGGACGAGGTTTGATTGCGGTTGGTGTTGGGGGCGCTGTATTACTAATTGGCGCAGGTGCGATCGTTGTGTTCACGTCTGGGAAGAAAAACAATCCCGCGCGTAATAACAGGGAGCTTTGA
- a CDS encoding IS630 family transposase (programmed frameshift), whose amino-acid sequence MPKRYIVRLSKEEREELQNLVSTGKAAAYKIKHANILLNIDINGQNWTDAEAAATFSCHRNTVANLRQRLIEGGLESALARKPRQSAPRPHVCDGESEAKLIALRCSEPPAGHARWTLRLLADKAVELEIVPAICHETVRQVLKKNELKPHLRQQYVIPPEQNADFVAHMEDVLEIYHQPYDSKHPVICMDEKPVQLVKQTRIPLPAKSGQPELVDYEYERNGTANIFLFTEPLAGWRKAVVSERRTSVDWAIEIQRLLEQDYADCETVILVCDNLNIHKLASLYQAFAPSTARRLVERLEIHHTPKHGSWLNIAEIELSALTRQCLDRRIPDRETLEQETSAWFIERNHLQKSVDWQFTTADARIRLKRLYPQIES is encoded by the exons ATGCCTAAACGCTATATCGTCCGTTTGAGCAAGGAAGAGCGCGAAGAGCTGCAAAATCTTGTGTCTACTGGTAAGGCCGCCGCCTATAAAATCAAACATGCCAACATTCTGTTAAATATCGATATAAATGGCCAGAACTGGACAGATGCGGAAGCCGCCGCCACCTTTAGTTGCCATCGCAATACAGTAGCCAACCTGCGTCAACGATTGATTGAAGGAGGTTTAGAGTCGGCCTTGGCACGCAAACCTCGCCAAAGTGCGCCACGACCACACGTATGTGATGGAGAGTCGGAGGCAAAGCTAATAGCCTTACGTTGTAGCGAACCACCTGCTGGTCATGCTCGCTGGACATTGCGATTGCTTGCTGATAAAGCGGTGGAGTTAGAAATTGTACCAGCTATTTGTCACGAGACCGTGCGACAAGTGCTGA AAAAAAACGAACTGAAACCACATCTACGTCAACAGTATGTGATTCCACCTGAGCAAAATGCCGATTTTGTTGCTCATATGGAAGATGTACTAGAGATTTATCACCAACCCTATGATTCTAAGCATCCGGTAATTTGCATGGATGAAAAACCGGTGCAATTGGTTAAACAAACACGCATTCCATTGCCGGCTAAATCAGGACAACCAGAGTTGGTAGATTATGAATATGAGCGCAATGGCACCGCTAATATTTTCTTGTTTACAGAACCTTTGGCCGGTTGGCGTAAAGCAGTTGTGAGTGAACGCAGAACCTCAGTTGATTGGGCGATCGAAATTCAACGCTTACTTGAACAAGACTACGCCGATTGCGAGACTGTCATTTTGGTATGTGACAATTTGAACATTCACAAACTTGCCTCGCTCTATCAGGCCTTTGCTCCGTCCACTGCGCGTCGGTTGGTCGAACGGCTAGAAATTCACCATACGCCCAAACATGGAAGTTGGCTAAATATTGCCGAAATCGAGCTGTCTGCACTAACCCGACAATGTCTGGATCGACGGATCCCAGATCGAGAAACTCTTGAACAAGAAACATCAGCTTGGTTCATTGAGCGTAATCATTTGCAGAAGTCGGTAGATTGGCAATTCACAACTGCAGATGCTCGTATTCGCCTTAAGCGACTTTACCCACAAATTGAAAGCTGA
- a CDS encoding PepSY domain-containing protein: MFLAIVWRSIAASLALPLVSGQAEGFLWLLDLRRGKFGQINLEMVYPFLNGLGLLFLAATGISMWLRSPR; encoded by the coding sequence CTGTTTCTAGCGATCGTGTGGCGCTCCATTGCAGCTTCGCTAGCTTTACCCCTAGTTAGTGGTCAAGCAGAAGGATTCCTCTGGCTGCTAGATTTACGTCGCGGTAAATTTGGACAGATTAACCTGGAGATGGTTTATCCATTTCTCAATGGTCTAGGACTTTTATTTTTAGCTGCAACAGGGATCAGTATGTGGTTACGATCGCCCCGATAA